The sequence below is a genomic window from Salicibibacter cibarius.
TACGGCCAACATTCTACTGTGAAAGATCATATGCCGGATAACCATAAGCATTACGTGGAACAAACGCCGCAAAATGCATTAGATTGGGCTACAGATGTTGGGGAACATACGCTTTCCGTGGTGAAGTTCTTGTTGGAGAGCTACGGGGTTGAAAAACAAGCGCTGAAGTCTGTTTTTGCCTTAAAGAAATTGGAACGCACCTACACGGTTTATGATATCGAACGTGCGTGTAAAATGGTCCACCAGATCACGAATCGGCCTACAGTAAAAAGTATTCAAACGCTCATCAAGAACAATAAAAAAGCAGACGCAGAGAAAGCTTTCACACAGAAGCAACAGAACGTCAAAAATAAGCATGCGTTTACACGTGGGGCTTCCTATTTTGGAGGGAAAAACAAATGAACCAGCAGAATATTGATAAACTAAAAACATTGAAACTATCAGGGATGGCAGAAGCCTATGAATCTCTTTTCACGAAGGCAGAAAATAAAGAGATGGATTTTGATACATTATTCGGCATCTTAATTGACCATGAAGAATCCCGCCGGAAAAGTAATAAACTCAACCGTCTTCTCAAACAGGCAGCGTTTCCTGAACCGGCTTCAATCGAAGAGATCATGTATTATGATGACCGGAAACTAGACAAAGATTTACTCCAGCGTTTAGCCAGCGGAAGCTATATTCTGGATGGGCGAAATATTATCTTTAAAGGCGTGTCTGGAGCCGGGAAATCGTGGATGGCCGCCGCATTTGGCGTACAGGCGTGCCGACAGTTCTTCAAAGTACATTACACACGGCTTCCTGATCTATTAGAGGAATTTAAACTTGCAAAATATCAACAGGATGACAGCTATGTCAAACTCATGAGAAAGCTTCTAAAGGTAGATCTTCTTATTCTTGATGAATGGCTGCTTCACGCCTTAACCAATGAAGAAGCAGCTCTCCTTCTTGAAATCATAAACGCAAGACGTCAGGCAAAACAATCCAACATCTTTTGTTCTCAATTTGATATTGATGGATGGTACGAGAAACTGGGAGATGGCACCTTGGCAGAAGCCATTCTCGACCGAATTATTCATGATTCCTATGATATTTTCATTGACGGAAAAGTGTCGATGCGCGAACGTCTTGGTGTGCAAAAACAAACGGCAAACGATAAAGAGAACAACAATTTTTTATAAAAAACCTAGAAATGAAAGGGTGTTTAAAATGAGGGAATACATGACACTCGCGGAGACTCTCGATCTCCTACACAATTATGAGATTGACTGCGATGAATTAGATGTTAGAAAATGGATCGCTGAAGGTGAAATCGAAGCAACAGAAAATGGAGAAGATTTCAATATTACAGAGCCAGCAGTATTATCGTTTTTGGTCGATTTAAGTCGTGTTGGAACACCCTATGAAAAAGGAATTAGTGATAAAACCAAAATCGTAAGACTCGAGGAAAAAGTGGAAGAGTTACAAAAAAAGATTGATAAGCTGAAATGTGAGCTTGACTTTGAATTAGGGAGACTCCCATTTTAATGGCTAAAGATATTCCCCGCCCATGGGCGGGGAATATCTTATTTCAAGCCGTTCTTTTCATCTGTGGTAAAGGGATCCGCATTGAGTGGTACATTTTCCTGCAAAAGGTGGTAAAAAAGACCGCACAAGTGGTAAGAATTGTCCGCCGTACTCATTCATCGGGGTTGTCGTTTGAAATACTACTTTTATATCTCCCCAAAGTTATTTCCATATATCATCATACATATGATACAAGGTTTTCACGTTTTAGGATCTTCCTCCTCGGTTAAAATATTTCTTAATTCTAGCTCTCCTTCGGTCTCCAATCCTTTAAATATCACTCTCGTTATTTGGTCATGATTAAAAAAAACATTTGTATCGTTTGAGATATGCCCTTGGGGATATGGGCAGGCAACGTAATCCCACTTGTTGTCCTGGTCGATATTCCTTTGTTTTCTGCCATAAATCATGATTGCTTGTTTTACAAAATTCACTTCTACAACGGTCCCAATCGGCAACAACGTTTTACTTTTTGGAAGTTGTAAACTATTAATATGATCTTCCTGATTCATTATCTGATCACCTTAATCAAATTGATTTTAAGTTTAAAGTCTGCATGTTTGGTTAAGCTTATTTCAAACCC
It includes:
- the istB gene encoding IS21-like element helper ATPase IstB translates to MNQQNIDKLKTLKLSGMAEAYESLFTKAENKEMDFDTLFGILIDHEESRRKSNKLNRLLKQAAFPEPASIEEIMYYDDRKLDKDLLQRLASGSYILDGRNIIFKGVSGAGKSWMAAAFGVQACRQFFKVHYTRLPDLLEEFKLAKYQQDDSYVKLMRKLLKVDLLILDEWLLHALTNEEAALLLEIINARRQAKQSNIFCSQFDIDGWYEKLGDGTLAEAILDRIIHDSYDIFIDGKVSMRERLGVQKQTANDKENNNFL
- a CDS encoding DUF4176 domain-containing protein produces the protein MNQEDHINSLQLPKSKTLLPIGTVVEVNFVKQAIMIYGRKQRNIDQDNKWDYVACPYPQGHISNDTNVFFNHDQITRVIFKGLETEGELELRNILTEEEDPKT